A window of Pedobacter lusitanus contains these coding sequences:
- a CDS encoding hybrid sensor histidine kinase/response regulator transcription factor, translating into MLFKSKHFILSCLFFCLISSKIKAQQPIFFDHLNIEKGLSQNAVLAVTQDQDGFIWLGTRHGLNRYDGYRFKVYLTNPADSTSLKNDYINTLFRDHAGSLWIGTDFGLHKYNSKKESFEFIGDQSKHKASPDQKVNCIYEDKSGNLWIGTISGLKLLPAKNRKAYTHSVFAGKNQLPSGNIRSVYQDHLGAIWVGTSNGLTRITLHQGREQLEHFKNNMLSGAVSDNFITSMIEDKEKNLWIGTQNGGINRYNRPANNFTAFKHTSDPKSIISNVIRNMILDQSGNLWIGSLEGVSIMNPGTLTAVSYQNAPENKKSLSQNSVYSLFKDKNESIWIGTYFGGVNIAYPYITHFISYQKNKYESSISNNVVSSIVEDRQKNLWIGTEGGGVNYYNRKTGQYTAYQSSNSPSALGSNLVKSIYEDKNGNIWIGTHGGGLNLFNPKTQSFKRFLYHPKDPVADEIIAITEDQQQRLWVGTQKNGILLSNPQKTQFSPLNLPVVTAKLKNKSDYVFLQDQTHHTWIGTSDGLFVLNQKRNLLVSFKMGLQKSLKSSNINCIAQRKNGEIWIGTYYGGLSYYDQKNNRFINYTEENGLPNNNVFGIMEDDAGNLWVSTSNGVSMFNPVLKTFKNYNSRDGLPGNEFNKNAYLKSSGGELFFGGYNGFTGFFTNKIQTNTKPSEIVLTGLKLDNQFVSINGRDELTFHHDENTITLDFALLNYIKPEKNRYSYKLTGFEKNWNTVNTPTASYTNLPPGNYVFQVKGMNNDGIPGLNIRKLKINILPPFYLTWWAYLFYGCLATGIIILLLRYLLIRAVLKNEKESNAHKLEFFTNISHEIRTPLTLIVSPLEKIIEENREQPVLHKELSLIKNNADRLMRLTTELLDFRKAESGKMVLQVSPGNLAKFCREIFLVFQNMATLKQINYNFHTREEDIPLYFDKVQLEKVLFNLLSNAFKFTPENGQVSMELKTGNGSVKIEVVNSGKGIPYENQANLFNSFYQVNQGGNIGTGLGLSFSRSITALHHGKIYFESTPDPNGTDGHTCFTVELQTGKDHFKPAELITDYIYYDDAVNYNNPEDLYPNTNPDTSLFTPYIPSLFTATATDSNTLHPVNKHTLLLVEDNAEIRRFVKDALSASYHIHECEDGLCGWETAPDLIPDLIISDVMMPNMDGLEFCRRIKTDERTSHIPVILLTARSAYIHQISGLETGADAYIIKPFHIKLLQLNIENLLNAREKLRLKYGQTITLEPKSLIINTTEQTFLHNLIKIIEKHISDTDFGVPDLAAEIGMSQPVLYKKIRSLTDQSVNDFIKSFRLKQAARLLKAGGLTISEIAYSVGFNDRKYFSLEFKKQFGISPTEYIQHGLPEE; encoded by the coding sequence ATGCTCTTCAAATCAAAACACTTCATCTTATCATGTTTGTTTTTTTGTCTTATCAGCAGTAAAATCAAAGCACAGCAACCTATCTTTTTTGATCATTTAAATATTGAAAAAGGTCTGTCGCAGAATGCAGTACTTGCTGTTACCCAGGACCAGGATGGATTTATCTGGCTGGGAACCCGTCATGGCCTGAACCGTTATGATGGTTACCGGTTTAAAGTCTATCTGACAAATCCCGCTGACAGTACCTCTTTAAAAAACGATTATATCAATACACTTTTCCGGGATCATGCAGGTTCACTGTGGATAGGGACCGATTTTGGTTTACATAAATACAACAGTAAAAAAGAATCATTTGAATTTATCGGTGATCAGTCTAAACATAAGGCCAGCCCTGATCAGAAAGTCAACTGTATTTATGAAGATAAATCAGGAAATTTATGGATAGGCACAATATCAGGCCTGAAATTATTGCCAGCCAAAAACAGAAAAGCTTATACCCATTCCGTTTTTGCAGGTAAAAATCAGCTGCCATCTGGTAATATCAGAAGTGTTTATCAGGACCATCTGGGTGCTATCTGGGTTGGCACATCCAACGGCTTAACCAGAATTACCCTTCATCAGGGACGAGAGCAGCTGGAACACTTCAAAAACAATATGCTTTCCGGAGCTGTCAGTGATAACTTTATCACCAGTATGATCGAAGACAAAGAAAAGAATCTCTGGATCGGCACACAGAATGGCGGGATTAACCGATATAACCGCCCGGCAAACAATTTTACTGCTTTCAAACATACCAGCGATCCTAAAAGTATAATCAGCAATGTAATCCGCAACATGATCCTGGATCAGTCCGGGAATCTCTGGATTGGGAGCCTTGAAGGGGTGAGCATTATGAATCCCGGAACTTTAACTGCGGTTTCTTATCAGAATGCGCCCGAAAATAAAAAAAGCCTGAGTCAGAACTCTGTTTACAGTTTGTTCAAAGATAAAAATGAGTCCATCTGGATTGGTACTTATTTTGGCGGAGTGAATATCGCTTATCCCTATATTACTCATTTTATCAGTTACCAGAAAAACAAGTATGAATCCAGTATAAGTAATAATGTAGTCAGCTCTATAGTTGAAGACAGACAAAAAAACCTCTGGATAGGAACTGAAGGCGGTGGTGTCAATTATTATAACCGGAAAACCGGCCAGTATACCGCTTACCAGAGCAGCAACTCCCCTTCTGCTCTGGGCTCAAATCTGGTAAAATCCATATACGAAGATAAAAACGGAAATATCTGGATAGGGACTCATGGTGGTGGTCTGAATCTGTTCAATCCAAAAACACAGTCATTTAAGCGGTTTTTATATCATCCAAAAGATCCGGTGGCCGATGAGATCATAGCGATTACTGAAGATCAGCAGCAGCGGTTATGGGTAGGCACACAGAAAAATGGCATACTGCTCTCCAATCCGCAAAAGACACAATTCAGCCCGCTGAATCTCCCTGTGGTGACAGCGAAACTGAAAAACAAGTCAGATTACGTATTTCTGCAGGATCAGACGCATCATACATGGATTGGAACATCAGATGGTCTGTTTGTATTAAATCAAAAGCGAAACCTGCTTGTCAGTTTCAAAATGGGTTTACAAAAAAGTCTGAAATCCAGCAATATCAACTGTATTGCACAACGTAAAAATGGTGAAATCTGGATCGGTACTTATTATGGGGGGCTAAGTTATTATGATCAGAAAAACAACCGTTTTATTAACTATACAGAAGAAAACGGTTTACCTAATAATAATGTATTCGGTATTATGGAAGATGATGCCGGAAATTTATGGGTCAGTACCAGTAATGGTGTTTCTATGTTTAACCCTGTCTTAAAAACCTTTAAAAACTACAATTCCAGGGATGGCTTACCGGGAAATGAGTTTAACAAAAATGCCTATCTGAAGAGTTCGGGCGGAGAATTGTTTTTTGGTGGTTACAACGGGTTTACAGGCTTCTTTACCAACAAGATACAAACCAATACCAAACCATCAGAAATTGTACTTACAGGTCTTAAATTAGATAATCAGTTTGTCAGCATAAATGGCCGGGATGAACTGACTTTTCATCATGATGAAAATACCATTACACTTGATTTTGCACTGCTCAATTATATTAAACCAGAGAAAAACAGATATAGCTATAAACTGACAGGTTTTGAAAAGAACTGGAACACGGTAAATACCCCTACGGCAAGTTACACTAATCTGCCACCAGGAAACTACGTCTTTCAGGTTAAGGGAATGAATAACGATGGTATACCCGGCCTGAACATCAGAAAACTAAAAATCAATATCCTTCCCCCATTTTATTTAACCTGGTGGGCTTATTTATTTTACGGCTGTCTGGCCACAGGGATAATCATCCTGCTGCTGCGTTATTTACTGATCAGGGCAGTACTTAAAAATGAAAAAGAAAGCAATGCCCATAAACTAGAGTTTTTCACCAATATATCTCATGAAATAAGAACACCCTTAACCCTGATCGTGTCACCTTTAGAAAAGATTATTGAAGAAAACAGAGAACAGCCCGTTTTACATAAAGAACTCTCTTTAATTAAAAACAATGCAGACCGTCTAATGCGTCTGACTACCGAATTACTGGATTTCAGAAAGGCCGAAAGTGGTAAAATGGTTTTACAGGTCAGCCCGGGTAATCTGGCTAAATTCTGCAGGGAGATCTTTCTTGTCTTTCAAAACATGGCTACACTGAAGCAGATTAATTATAATTTTCATACCCGGGAAGAAGACATACCATTGTATTTTGATAAGGTACAGTTAGAAAAAGTCTTGTTTAACCTGCTCTCCAACGCGTTTAAATTTACACCAGAAAACGGGCAGGTCAGTATGGAGCTAAAAACCGGAAACGGTAGTGTTAAAATTGAGGTAGTTAATAGTGGAAAAGGCATTCCCTATGAAAATCAGGCTAATCTGTTTAATAGTTTTTATCAGGTAAACCAGGGTGGAAATATTGGTACAGGTCTGGGCCTTTCTTTTTCCAGAAGTATCACCGCACTCCATCACGGAAAAATATACTTCGAAAGTACACCAGATCCTAATGGAACTGACGGACATACCTGTTTTACAGTAGAGCTGCAAACTGGTAAAGACCACTTTAAACCAGCAGAACTGATTACAGATTATATCTATTATGATGATGCTGTAAATTATAACAACCCAGAAGATTTGTATCCAAACACAAATCCGGATACCTCTTTGTTTACGCCCTATATCCCCTCTCTTTTCACAGCAACAGCTACTGATTCAAATACACTGCACCCGGTTAATAAACACACGCTGCTTTTGGTTGAAGACAATGCCGAAATCAGAAGATTTGTCAAAGATGCACTTTCTGCCAGTTACCATATCCACGAATGTGAAGACGGACTATGCGGATGGGAGACAGCTCCTGATTTAATACCAGACCTGATTATAAGCGATGTAATGATGCCAAACATGGATGGACTGGAGTTTTGCAGGAGAATCAAAACAGATGAAAGAACCAGCCATATCCCGGTTATCTTACTTACGGCACGATCTGCTTATATCCACCAGATCAGTGGCCTGGAAACAGGTGCAGATGCCTATATTATCAAACCATTCCATATTAAGCTGCTCCAGTTAAATATAGAAAACCTGCTGAATGCAAGGGAAAAACTGCGGCTGAAATATGGTCAGACGATTACACTTGAGCCCAAAAGCCTGATCATCAATACCACCGAACAGACTTTTTTACATAATCTGATCAAAATTATTGAGAAACATATCAGCGATACTGATTTCGGTGTGCCGGATCTGGCAGCTGAGATAGGGATGAGCCAGCCCGTACTGTATAAAAAAATCAGGTCACTGACAGATCAGTCGGTCAACGATTTCATTAAATCTTTCCGGTTAAAACAAGCTGCAAGACTGCTTAAAGCCGGAGGATTAACGATCTCAGAGATTGCTTACAGTGTGGGTTTTAATGACCGGAAATACTTTAGCCTGGAGTTTAAAAAGCAATTCGGAATCAGCCCTACAGAGTATATTCAGCATGGTCTTCCGGAAGAGTGA
- a CDS encoding MFS transporter, producing MKETRMSNYRWTVCALLFFATTVNYLDRQVLSLLHSRLEAEFNWTNSDYANITSAFQLVYAVSMLFAGRIVDRLGTKWGYAVALIVWSLGAILHAKAIPVGHGLAAMLGLMGITGVSVSVLGFIFSRAVLGFGESGNFPAAIKATAEYFPKKERSLATGIFNSGANVGAVLAPLTVPWIAHTWGWEAAFLIIGAVGFIWLIFWFLFYEKPEKQKRMSAAELDYILCDPDQQAVVHSSTTEAAEKVSWVSLLKYRQTWAFSLGKFMTDGVWWFFLFWLPSYLKVQYGMDDTAIMIPLAVLYSMTMIGSVGGGWFPMYFIKKGYAPYDGRMKAMLIIALFPLVVLAAQPLGHISVWIPVILIGIGASAHQAWSANIFTTVSDMFPKKSIGSVIGIGGMAGGLGGVFMSKLGGSLFDHYKALGHTQTGYTIMFTICAVSYIVAWTVMKTLVPKYRPITDL from the coding sequence ATGAAAGAGACCAGAATGAGCAATTACCGTTGGACGGTCTGTGCCCTGTTGTTTTTTGCTACAACAGTGAATTATCTTGATCGTCAGGTGCTTAGTCTGCTGCATTCAAGATTGGAAGCAGAATTCAACTGGACTAACAGTGATTATGCCAACATTACTTCGGCCTTTCAGCTGGTTTATGCGGTCTCCATGCTTTTTGCAGGTAGAATAGTAGACCGGTTGGGAACTAAATGGGGTTATGCTGTTGCTTTAATTGTCTGGTCATTAGGGGCTATTCTGCATGCCAAAGCTATTCCTGTAGGGCATGGTCTGGCAGCTATGTTAGGATTGATGGGAATTACCGGGGTTTCGGTTTCAGTATTGGGTTTTATCTTTTCCAGAGCAGTTTTAGGTTTTGGTGAATCCGGGAATTTTCCGGCGGCAATTAAGGCTACAGCCGAATATTTTCCAAAAAAGGAACGTTCACTGGCAACCGGTATCTTTAATTCCGGGGCAAATGTAGGTGCGGTATTAGCTCCGCTGACTGTTCCCTGGATTGCGCATACCTGGGGTTGGGAAGCTGCGTTCCTGATTATTGGGGCGGTAGGTTTTATATGGCTGATCTTCTGGTTCCTGTTTTATGAAAAACCGGAAAAGCAGAAGCGGATGTCTGCAGCAGAACTGGACTATATTTTATGTGATCCTGATCAGCAGGCTGTTGTTCACTCTTCAACAACCGAAGCAGCCGAAAAGGTATCCTGGGTCAGCCTGTTAAAATACAGACAGACCTGGGCTTTCAGTCTGGGCAAATTTATGACAGACGGAGTATGGTGGTTCTTTTTGTTCTGGCTGCCTTCTTATTTAAAAGTTCAGTATGGTATGGACGATACTGCAATTATGATTCCTCTGGCCGTATTATACAGTATGACCATGATTGGAAGTGTCGGTGGAGGATGGTTCCCGATGTACTTTATCAAAAAGGGTTATGCGCCTTATGATGGAAGGATGAAAGCCATGCTGATTATTGCCCTTTTTCCATTAGTGGTACTGGCAGCTCAGCCATTGGGACATATCAGCGTATGGATTCCGGTCATTTTAATCGGCATAGGTGCTTCAGCGCATCAGGCATGGTCTGCCAATATATTTACAACGGTATCGGACATGTTCCCTAAAAAGTCTATAGGCTCGGTGATTGGGATTGGTGGTATGGCTGGTGGTCTGGGCGGGGTATTTATGTCTAAACTGGGCGGTTCACTTTTTGACCATTATAAAGCACTGGGACATACCCAGACCGGCTATACGATTATGTTTACCATCTGTGCAGTGTCTTATATTGTAGCCTGGACAGTGATGAAGACCCTGGTGCCTAAATACAGACCTATTACCGATTTGTAA
- a CDS encoding bifunctional 4-hydroxy-2-oxoglutarate aldolase/2-dehydro-3-deoxy-phosphogluconate aldolase: MKTKESSLKAITDQGLLPLFFYEDAEVSLEIIRVLYQSGIRVLEYTNRGPAALTNFRFLIDAVQLEMKDLHLGIGTIKNTAEARDFIQAGAHFIVCPVVDAEVGKIAHEAGLLWIPGCFTPTEINTAHQLKAGIIKLFPANVLGPVYLSSVKEVFPGQLFIPTGGVEIEEENMTKWFKSGVCAVGMGSKLISKEILETRNYNELAIRTQTTIEMVKATR, encoded by the coding sequence ATGAAGACTAAAGAGAGTTCTTTAAAAGCGATAACGGATCAGGGGCTGCTGCCTTTGTTTTTCTATGAAGATGCAGAAGTGAGTCTGGAAATTATCCGCGTATTATATCAATCCGGGATCAGGGTTCTGGAATATACCAACAGGGGACCCGCAGCACTGACAAATTTCCGTTTCCTGATTGATGCAGTGCAACTAGAAATGAAAGATCTGCATCTGGGTATCGGAACAATTAAAAATACAGCTGAAGCCAGGGACTTTATCCAGGCGGGAGCGCATTTTATTGTATGTCCCGTGGTAGATGCCGAAGTAGGAAAGATCGCTCATGAGGCAGGCTTATTATGGATACCTGGCTGTTTCACGCCAACAGAAATTAATACAGCCCATCAGTTAAAGGCAGGTATTATTAAACTATTCCCGGCAAATGTACTGGGCCCGGTTTATCTGTCTTCTGTGAAAGAGGTATTTCCGGGGCAGCTTTTTATCCCGACAGGCGGGGTGGAGATTGAAGAAGAGAATATGACTAAATGGTTTAAATCCGGTGTTTGCGCAGTAGGGATGGGAAGTAAACTGATAAGCAAAGAGATCCTGGAAACAAGAAATTATAATGAATTAGCTATCCGTACACAAACGACTATAGAAATGGTGAAAGCCACCAGATAA
- a CDS encoding sugar kinase, with the protein MGKVLNFGELLLRICPDIEGDWLKNNNLPFYVGGAELNVATALALWGIPSAYLTALPDNSLTEQLTAYIQGLNIDTSAIQYTGERVGLYYLHQGKDLKNSGVIYDRAGSSFATLKTGTINWDEVLKDVSWFHFSAICPAVSLAAAEVCEEALREASARNIRISVDLNYRAKLWKYGKEPIEVLPRLVQYCDVVMGNLWAAEKMLGIPVPQELAIADQKELYLQQAAVSAKQLINDFPKCKVVANTFRFDAGAGVRYYSALFTANQLLVSKQYSAETILNKVGSGDCYMAGLIYGFYQDKPAAEILEFATAAAFSKLFVEGDATTVKANDIKEKVRNYED; encoded by the coding sequence ATGGGAAAGGTACTGAACTTTGGAGAGCTGTTACTGCGGATTTGTCCGGATATAGAAGGAGACTGGCTGAAAAATAACAACCTTCCGTTTTATGTTGGTGGTGCAGAATTAAATGTAGCTACGGCACTGGCCTTATGGGGAATCCCTTCGGCTTATCTGACAGCTCTGCCAGACAATTCTTTAACTGAACAGCTCACTGCTTATATCCAGGGGCTTAATATAGATACTTCGGCAATTCAATATACCGGTGAAAGGGTAGGCTTATACTATTTACATCAGGGTAAGGATCTTAAAAATTCAGGGGTCATTTATGACCGGGCGGGTTCATCCTTTGCCACATTGAAAACCGGAACAATTAACTGGGATGAAGTACTGAAAGATGTGTCCTGGTTCCATTTCAGCGCGATATGTCCTGCTGTCAGTTTAGCTGCTGCAGAGGTTTGTGAAGAAGCCTTACGGGAAGCTTCTGCCCGCAATATCCGGATATCGGTTGATCTGAATTACAGAGCCAAACTCTGGAAGTATGGTAAAGAGCCTATTGAGGTTCTGCCGCGTTTAGTGCAGTATTGTGATGTAGTGATGGGGAATTTATGGGCTGCGGAGAAAATGCTGGGCATTCCCGTTCCGCAGGAGCTGGCTATTGCTGATCAAAAAGAACTTTATCTGCAGCAGGCAGCTGTAAGTGCTAAACAGCTGATCAATGATTTTCCTAAATGTAAGGTGGTAGCCAATACATTTCGTTTTGATGCAGGGGCAGGGGTCAGGTATTATTCCGCCCTGTTTACGGCAAATCAGTTACTGGTATCCAAACAGTATTCGGCAGAAACTATTTTAAATAAGGTAGGCAGTGGAGACTGTTATATGGCAGGTCTGATCTATGGTTTTTACCAGGATAAACCGGCAGCAGAAATACTGGAATTTGCCACTGCTGCTGCCTTCTCTAAACTCTTTGTGGAAGGCGATGCGACTACAGTAAAAGCAAATGATATTAAAGAAAAAGTAAGAAATTATGAAGACTAA
- a CDS encoding SDR family oxidoreductase yields the protein MENFSLKDKVIIVTGGTGILGGAFVDAVVEAGASVGILGRNARIAHERADAINAAGGKALALVADVMDESQLISCRTEVLDKFGKIDGLVNAAGGNQPEGVLQPEEDIFKMNMQGMKQVMDLNLWGTVIPTQIFGESIAATGKGSIVNISSMNSKRVITKVLGYNLGKAGVDYYNQWFAVELANRYGGAIRMNAIAPGFFLTEQNRTLLTNTDGSYTDRGGLAIKQTPFKRFGHPDELKGALIWLLSDASQFVTGAMICVDGGFSVFGGV from the coding sequence ATGGAAAATTTCTCTTTAAAAGATAAGGTCATTATAGTGACCGGAGGTACCGGGATTTTAGGTGGGGCCTTTGTAGATGCAGTAGTTGAAGCGGGTGCTTCGGTAGGTATCTTAGGCAGGAATGCCAGGATTGCTCATGAGCGTGCAGATGCAATTAACGCCGCTGGCGGAAAAGCACTGGCGCTGGTAGCCGATGTGATGGACGAAAGCCAGTTAATCTCCTGCAGAACTGAAGTTCTGGACAAATTTGGTAAGATTGATGGTCTGGTGAATGCCGCGGGAGGCAATCAGCCTGAGGGTGTTTTACAGCCAGAAGAAGATATCTTCAAAATGAACATGCAGGGAATGAAACAAGTCATGGATCTGAATTTATGGGGAACGGTTATTCCTACCCAGATTTTTGGAGAATCAATTGCAGCTACCGGAAAAGGAAGTATCGTAAATATCTCTTCAATGAATTCCAAAAGAGTAATTACCAAAGTTCTGGGGTATAATCTGGGAAAGGCCGGAGTTGACTATTATAATCAGTGGTTTGCCGTAGAACTGGCTAATCGTTATGGTGGAGCAATCCGCATGAATGCGATAGCACCGGGATTTTTCCTTACTGAACAAAACCGGACCTTATTAACCAATACAGATGGCAGTTATACTGACCGCGGAGGACTGGCTATCAAACAGACACCATTTAAGCGTTTCGGGCATCCGGATGAATTAAAGGGTGCACTGATCTGGCTGCTGAGTGATGCTTCACAATTTGTAACAGGTGCTATGATTTGTGTGGATGGTGGTTTTTCTGTATTTGGAGGTGTTTAG
- the kduI gene encoding 5-dehydro-4-deoxy-D-glucuronate isomerase, producing MKDMNVLHPVHPDDFKSYDTEKIRSRFLLTDLKEQNKANFAYTHYDRMIVGLVYPVTESVVLDNYSNLRADYFLERREVGIINVGGPGLIEADGKTFEVNKLDALYLGKGVKDVKFKSKDADSPAVFYCLSTPAHQVYPVTLLAHADAVSTEMGSLDTANERRIIKYIHRDGIQSSQLVMGLTILANGSVWNTMPAHTHDRRMEAYFYFDVAEDQRVFHLMGQPQETRHVLMGNHDAIVSPPWSIHSGSGTKNYSFIWGMGGENLDYADMDPVAIQDIR from the coding sequence ATGAAAGATATGAATGTATTACATCCGGTACATCCGGATGATTTTAAATCATACGATACTGAAAAAATCAGGTCGAGATTTTTACTGACTGATTTAAAAGAACAGAACAAGGCTAACTTTGCCTATACCCATTATGACAGGATGATTGTGGGATTGGTATATCCGGTTACTGAAAGCGTAGTGCTGGATAATTATTCAAATCTGCGGGCAGATTATTTTCTGGAAAGACGGGAAGTCGGGATTATCAATGTTGGCGGTCCTGGTTTGATTGAAGCTGACGGAAAGACATTTGAAGTCAATAAGCTGGATGCTTTATACCTGGGAAAAGGGGTGAAAGACGTGAAATTCAAAAGCAAAGATGCAGACAGTCCTGCAGTTTTTTACTGTTTATCTACTCCTGCACACCAGGTTTACCCGGTTACTTTATTAGCTCATGCTGATGCGGTTTCTACAGAAATGGGTAGTCTGGATACTGCAAACGAACGCAGGATTATCAAATATATTCACAGAGACGGAATTCAAAGCAGTCAGCTGGTTATGGGCCTAACTATTCTGGCTAATGGAAGTGTATGGAATACCATGCCTGCACATACCCATGACAGAAGGATGGAAGCTTATTTCTATTTTGATGTCGCAGAAGATCAGCGCGTGTTTCATCTGATGGGCCAGCCACAGGAAACCCGTCACGTTTTAATGGGTAATCACGATGCTATTGTTTCTCCGCCATGGAGTATTCATTCGGGCAGTGGTACTAAAAATTACAGTTTTATCTGGGGCATGGGAGGTGAAAACCTTGATTATGCAGATATGGACCCTGTTGCAATTCAGGATATACGCTAA
- a CDS encoding lacto-N-biose phosphorylase central domain-containing protein, which translates to MNKFHLMVSGMLVFAALNSNAQNKKTDSLTVMLDSYFNNETKKDQAGKLVSWHYKWEEQTNGGFSLWGKEFNKAGFKTSTLYAAPTAQNLKGSSVYIIVDPDTEKESSDPKFMEADYVKTISGWVKKGGVLVLMGNDVGNAELEHFNSLAKVFGVQFNQDSKGKVTGDQFEMGKIMVPAGDPVFKTAKQLFIKEFSSLAITAPAKSVLKDREGNNVIALSAYGKGSVIIIGDPWLYNEYVDGKRLAAPYDNLKAGTDLIHWISSLIPAGKK; encoded by the coding sequence ATGAACAAGTTCCACCTGATGGTTTCGGGCATGCTAGTCTTTGCTGCTTTAAACAGCAATGCGCAAAATAAAAAGACCGATTCCCTTACAGTAATGCTGGATTCCTATTTTAATAATGAAACAAAAAAGGATCAGGCAGGCAAGCTGGTCTCCTGGCATTATAAATGGGAAGAGCAGACTAACGGCGGTTTTTCTCTGTGGGGAAAAGAATTCAATAAAGCCGGATTTAAAACTTCAACACTTTATGCTGCTCCGACTGCGCAAAACCTGAAAGGTTCATCAGTTTATATTATTGTTGATCCGGATACGGAAAAAGAAAGCAGTGATCCTAAATTTATGGAGGCAGATTACGTTAAAACGATTTCCGGCTGGGTTAAAAAAGGAGGTGTACTGGTTTTAATGGGAAATGATGTCGGCAATGCTGAGCTGGAACACTTCAACAGTCTGGCCAAAGTCTTTGGTGTTCAGTTTAATCAGGATAGTAAAGGAAAGGTGACGGGCGATCAGTTTGAGATGGGAAAGATCATGGTGCCGGCAGGAGATCCTGTATTTAAGACTGCAAAACAACTGTTTATCAAAGAATTCAGTAGTTTAGCCATTACGGCTCCGGCAAAGTCTGTCCTGAAGGACAGAGAGGGAAATAACGTTATAGCGCTGTCAGCATATGGTAAAGGATCGGTAATCATTATTGGTGATCCATGGTTATATAACGAGTATGTGGATGGAAAAAGACTTGCTGCTCCATATGATAATTTAAAAGCAGGAACTGACCTGATTCACTGGATCTCCAGCCTGATTCCTGCGGGGAAAAAATAG
- a CDS encoding LacI family DNA-binding transcriptional regulator, with product MFEPFTLKDIAKALGLSTSTVSRALRDTHEISPETKKLVLEYAQQINYRPNPIALSLKERRSKSIGVSLSEVANQYFAQVVNGIESIAYDRGYHVIITQTHEFYEREKINIQHLASRSVDGLLVSLSAETTDTAYLQNLHQRGLPIVFFDRVTDQIKTHQIIANNEKGSFEATEYLINQGCKRIAHLTSSAHLSISVERLNGYKQALAKYNLPFNEAYVKYCAHGGMFQDETATAIKELMNLKEKPDGIFAGSDRLSIGTLVVFKELKIKVPREMIIAGFCNADVLDLMSPTLTSVRQPAFEMGQIATDMLLNLIESKYPVYDFEKKILDTSLSVRGN from the coding sequence ATGTTTGAGCCCTTTACCTTAAAAGATATAGCCAAGGCCCTGGGCCTTTCCACCTCTACTGTTTCAAGAGCTTTACGTGACACTCACGAAATCAGTCCGGAAACCAAAAAGCTTGTCCTTGAATATGCGCAGCAGATCAATTACCGTCCAAACCCTATTGCCTTAAGTTTAAAAGAACGCAGAAGCAAATCGATCGGAGTTTCACTCAGTGAAGTAGCCAATCAATATTTTGCCCAGGTGGTCAATGGTATAGAATCCATAGCCTATGACCGTGGCTATCATGTCATTATTACACAGACACATGAATTCTACGAAAGGGAAAAAATCAATATACAGCATCTGGCATCCAGATCAGTAGATGGTCTTTTAGTCTCTTTATCGGCCGAAACTACCGATACTGCCTATCTCCAGAATTTACATCAGAGAGGTTTGCCCATCGTATTTTTTGACCGGGTAACCGATCAGATCAAAACACATCAGATTATAGCCAACAATGAAAAAGGTTCCTTTGAAGCTACTGAGTATCTGATTAATCAGGGCTGTAAACGCATTGCCCATTTAACCAGTTCAGCTCATTTATCTATAAGTGTAGAGCGCTTAAACGGCTATAAACAAGCTTTAGCAAAATATAATCTTCCATTTAATGAAGCTTATGTGAAGTATTGCGCCCATGGAGGCATGTTTCAGGATGAAACAGCAACTGCGATTAAGGAACTGATGAACCTGAAAGAAAAACCCGATGGTATTTTTGCAGGCAGTGATCGCCTGAGTATAGGTACACTGGTTGTCTTTAAAGAACTGAAAATTAAAGTGCCCCGGGAAATGATTATTGCAGGATTTTGTAATGCCGATGTACTGGATCTGATGTCCCCTACACTGACCTCGGTTCGTCAGCCGGCTTTTGAGATGGGACAAATCGCTACAGATATGCTGCTCAATTTAATAGAAAGCAAGTATCCGGTTTATGACTTCGAAAAGAAAATACTGGATACGAGCTTGTCTGTACGTGGCAATTAA